The window GCTCTGCAATGGCCGGCATGACACGGTAATCCTTCAAACGGCCCTTTTGCAGCATTGAAACTGTGGTCTCCTGCTTTGTTGCACAGATGATGAGGCCTTCACTGATTTCTTCACCGATTCCTGCTGCATAGCAAAACGGTGATAGGTCTACAAGGTGCAGCGGCACATTCGCGGCTTCGAAATTAGCCAGTAAAGACTGCAGCGTTTCGGTGGGGACCGCCGCCGCAACTACGGTTGCGCCTTTTTCGGTCGTCTGAACCGGTTGTACTGATGTGGCACATTGATCAATTGCAACCGGTAGCTGTGTGGACATTGAGAAAGGAATCGCCGCTGCGATTTTCTTTTTATCCTGGAAGGGGAACTCCAACCGGCGCACGTAAGCATTCCGGGCCGGAAGACAGGTTACCAATTGATCGCCAATGCTAAACTCGCCGGCCAAAACTTCCTTGAGGTGGTTGGTTAGTTGATCCGAATCCGCGTAGCCTCTTTCCTGCAGGGAGACAACAGAAACCTGTCCCTTCACCTGATTAAGGATGGCGATGCGCAGAGTGCCGTTGCCGATTTCGACGCCGATTAATCGTTTGCTCATGATATTAATTTACCTTGAAAAAAAGCAGTTTGTTGCTTTTTTTATTAACCTTCGCCATCAATCGACGGCTGCCATCGTTGACCTGGGCGGATGTTTCAATCCGATAAGTTTGGCTAGTCGTGCCCAACTGCTTTTGGTTGGCAAGAGTCTTTAAAACGACGTAGTTCTCAGGAGCGAGGATTTCCTCGAGCTGGGCAATACTCTCGATCGGTTCCGTCTGGCGATAGTCGATAATGGCCTGGGCCGTATCACGACTGATCTGGAGGTCGAGGGCCATCAGCACCTCGGCGCTTGCAGTATTAATATTGACGGCCGCCGTGCCATTGACGGTCAGGTGCGGGCTGATCTGCTTAATGATCTCAGCTGTGAAGCCTTTGATCAGGGAGAGCTCTTGCAGCGTCTCGAGCGGACCATTCTTGCTTCCGTAGGGTTGAGCCTGGTTACGATAGTAGGTATCTTCTGCACCCGAGACAGGCAAACTCAGTCCGTCAGTGTGAACCTCTGTGTAGGGATCATCTCCCGTGTCCAGCCAGTCAATTAAAGCAGCTGTCAGTTCTGCAGGGTCTGCCACTTTGTTCAGTTCCATGACAACCAGCAGACGGTAAAAACGGTCGGTCATGACGGCTTGCGGACTGTTCTTGTCAACCAGGCCATTGATGGCCAGCTTGCCATCCTGATCTTCGATGCGGATGGTGACGCTGCCTTCACCGACCGGGTAGTTGATCACACCCTTGCTCCAGTTTTCATCAAGCGAATCGTAATTGTTACGGTCCTCCTGAAGGATCATTCGTCCGGCGTTGATTCCTCCCTTGGCCAGGTAATAAGCTTTGGTGCTGTCACGAAAAGTTTCAGTAAGGCGCATGTCGACCATGGTTGAGAAGGCCAAATCCGTCAACAGTGAAGTCAACAGTGCGACAATCACCAGCACCAGCAGGAGCGCCATGCCCCGATTTCCATGTCGACCGTTCATCGGATCATCACCTCGGGGATTTCAAAGGCCGAGATGAAATCAATCGGTTCCTCTCCACCTGTGCGTAACTGTAATGCAATTTCAACGAGCTCCGGAAGTCCAGACGTTCGCGCTTGCCATGTCGTCTGCCATTGGCCGTTGGCGTAGAAGCGCAGGCTCATAGCCTCTATCCCCGGTACCAAGCGCATCATGCCGGCAGCCTCTTCGTCAACCGAATCATGGACCGGGTGCTCGCTACGTAACAGAACCCGACCGTTTGCTGCCTCTTCCTTGTCCTCAGAGAGGAGGTAGTGGACCTTGGCGATCCCGGACCCCGATTCGCTCAAGGGGGATACCGCCGATGTGGTCAGCTCCAATTCGAAAGAGCGGTCATCAGCTTTAAGGCCGGTAAAGACCAGATTCGGGTCACTCGGCTGGAAGTATGCCCCGCGCAGCTCTCGGCCTAGGCGATCGAAGAGAACCCTCGCCCGATGATACTCTGCGCTGTCCGCATCCAGTCGTTCTCGTGTCATGCTGACCGAGGAGAAAATACCATAAACGGAGGTCAGTAAAATGGCCAGGATACTGATCGCAACCAGCACTTCGATCAGGGTAAAGCCCCTTTCGGAGCGCGGGCCCCGTTTAAAAAATAAAGGATGTGAGATCGACCAGCTCATTGCGCTCCTCATCTCCCCAGAGAACTTTGACAGTCACCATCTGCACCGATGGCAACGGCGTATCTGCATAGGCGATCTGCCAGCGGTAAGCTGCGTAGGGATCGTCGAACTCACCCTGTACTTCAGCTCCTTGTAGCGTCCCGTGCCTTGCGCTCAGTTCGGTTTCGGCCATCTTCCTCTGAGCCAGCAAGGTGGCGGCGGTAATCCGTTGCAGGCGATCATGAACGCCGATCGTGCGGTTGGCCAGGGACAGCAAGGAAACCAAAGCGATACTGACGATGGCCAGTGCGATCATGATCTCCAGCAGCGTAAAGCCACCGCGCTGCGATGATTTTAGGTGAACGGTCTCTGGCATTACGTCTGCGGCCCTATTGGTGTCGGCTTAAAATTCCCGGTAGCCATCGAAAACCTCAGTGGTTCCCGTTAGCGGCGAGACACGCAGGGTCAGCATTTCGCCGGCCCCGTCATCAAGGTGAATGATGGTCTCTTCCACCCAGCCACTCGGATGAATGCGGGTGGTTATCTGCCCCATGGTGAACTTGCCACGTCCAGGGAGTTGCAGATCCATGAATCGAACGTCACCTCTTAACTCCGCTTCCCGCCCCTGGTCAGGTGCATCGACCTGTTCACCGTTTGCTTCCAGAATCTGGGCACGGTAGAGGCCCTGATCCAAATCGTAGACCAAACGGTATTC of the Deltaproteobacteria bacterium IMCC39524 genome contains:
- a CDS encoding GspJ family type II secretion system protein, which codes for MSWSISHPLFFKRGPRSERGFTLIEVLVAISILAILLTSVYGIFSSVSMTRERLDADSAEYHRARVLFDRLGRELRGAYFQPSDPNLVFTGLKADDRSFELELTTSAVSPLSESGSGIAKVHYLLSEDKEEAANGRVLLRSEHPVHDSVDEEAAGMMRLVPGIEAMSLRFYANGQWQTTWQARTSGLPELVEIALQLRTGGEEPIDFISAFEIPEVMIR
- the gspK gene encoding type II secretion system minor pseudopilin GspK, which produces MNGRHGNRGMALLLVLVIVALLTSLLTDLAFSTMVDMRLTETFRDSTKAYYLAKGGINAGRMILQEDRNNYDSLDENWSKGVINYPVGEGSVTIRIEDQDGKLAINGLVDKNSPQAVMTDRFYRLLVVMELNKVADPAELTAALIDWLDTGDDPYTEVHTDGLSLPVSGAEDTYYRNQAQPYGSKNGPLETLQELSLIKGFTAEIIKQISPHLTVNGTAAVNINTASAEVLMALDLQISRDTAQAIIDYRQTEPIESIAQLEEILAPENYVVLKTLANQKQLGTTSQTYRIETSAQVNDGSRRLMAKVNKKSNKLLFFKVN
- the gspI gene encoding type II secretion system minor pseudopilin GspI, encoding MPETVHLKSSQRGGFTLLEIMIALAIVSIALVSLLSLANRTIGVHDRLQRITAATLLAQRKMAETELSARHGTLQGAEVQGEFDDPYAAYRWQIAYADTPLPSVQMVTVKVLWGDEERNELVDLTSFIF
- a CDS encoding prepilin-type N-terminal cleavage/methylation domain-containing protein; the protein is MSCEQQKHYAFRGRGLAGFTLVELVVVMVLISLFMVFSIPLFSNIGTSSLGTSARRLSGTIKYLFNESAISGLEYRLVYDLDQGLYRAQILEANGEQVDAPDQGREAELRGDVRFMDLQLPGRGKFTMGQITTRIHPSGWVEETIIHLDDGAGEMLTLRVSPLTGTTEVFDGYREF